From the genome of Bactrocera oleae isolate idBacOlea1 chromosome 2, idBacOlea1, whole genome shotgun sequence, one region includes:
- the LOC106619886 gene encoding guanylate-binding protein 2 isoform X3, with protein MDTQGTFDCDSTMKDCANIFALSTMISSVQIFNIQSNIQKDDLQHLQLFTEYARIAMENTGKKPFQKLQFLIRDWIHICEAPFGALGGKQILEQTIFSKDKRSEENEQLCKNVTTSFNEIDCYLMPHPGDAIENPNFRGCLKDLRSEFRKHLRDLIPLILAPENLIIKEINGQKLKVAHLLNYIRSYFESFNSKEFPEPTTIFKATAEANNQIHASKAEELYMEKMNELTSPEKPYIAEEELNKRHEEFEMEALATYTNTPLLGKADFLKKYCKKIKNYISSSFQQFVKINKAKLALAELNYLNNMNKCIIDFEKLMDNMLIGNEYIPPNEFNSKMEAVKLKILEQFDSIRLSSTEDIHRHIRDELKEAVEKHCIKYKQHNDIKLDLIKSAITMESSEAKKLYKELMNNTEESIEATHPDAKDRALERFRKVPQVGAESFFNECEKQLIRYIDEKFNSYKEWSVNKQQNLQQQLSHLIMNYEGLMKDACKNILTNDVFLSKHKECKMKVLEEFEGLPTKDDSENYMDERRQQLVGEIEELREYYRSQNERGMLLFVQNCISMKIKAKRVLLESLEQLGIFASVDDVVSNYNIAFAKACDLHKSLKDTPIFNQEIYEKYRLELIVEAEGVLKQYIQSGTLMKIIKRTAAGLLLTVATVGFVIVFKIPPPF; from the exons atggACACGCAGGGCACTTTCGATTGTGACAGTACCATGAAGGATTGTGCCAATATTTTTGCACTAAGCACAATGATATCctcagttcaaattttcaatattcaatCTAATATACAAAAGGACGATCTACAGCATTTGCAGTTATTCACCGAGTATGCTCGTATTGCTATGGAGAATACGGGAAAGAAACCATTTCAaaagttacaatttttaatacgcGACTGGATCCATATCTGTGAAGCTCCGTTCGGTGCACTCGGTGGTAAACAAATACTGGAAcaaacaatattttcgaaagacAAGAGATCGGAGGAGAATGAACAACTATGTAAGAATGTGACAACTAGTTTCAACGAAATTGATTGTTATTTAATGCCACATCCTGGTGATGCTATCGAAAACCCCAATTTTCGCGGTTGTTTAAAAGATCTTCGAAGCGAGTTCAGGAAACATTTACGCGACTTGATTCCCTTAATTTTGGCACCggaaaatttaattatcaaaGAAATAAACGGGCAGAAGTTAAAAGTCGCTCATCTCCTAAACTACATTCGGTCATATTTTGAATCATTCAACAGCAAGGAGTTCCCAGAGCCTACAACAATTTttaag GCTACTGCCGAGGCAAATAATCAAATCCATGCCTCAAAAGCCGAAGAATTATATATGGAAAAAATGAACGAACTAACCAGTCCCGAAAAACCATATATTGCGGAAGAAGAACTAAACAAAAGGCATGAGGAATTTGAAATGGAAGCGCTTGCAACTTATACGAATACGCCATTATTGGGCAAAGCagattttttgaagaaatattgcaaaaaaataaaaaactatatttcgTCCAGTTTTCAACAATTCGTCAAGATCAACAAAGCTAAACTG GCTCTTGCCGAACTcaattatttaaacaatatgAATAAATGCATTATAGATTTTGAGAAGCTTATGGATAATATGCTTATAGGAAATGAATATATTCCTCCAAATGAGTTCAATAGCAAAATGGAagctgtaaaattgaaaattctagAACAG TTTGATTCGATTCGATTGAGCAGTACAGAGGATATACATAGACACATTCGTGATGAACTTAAAGAGGCTGTCGAAAAACATTGCATTAAATACAAACAACACAATGATATTAAATTG GATTTGATCAAATCCGCTATTACTATGGAGAGTTCGGAAGCGAAGAAGTTATACAAAGAACTCATGAACAATACGGAAGAATCCATAGAAGCGACACATCCAGACGCAAAGGATCGGGCTTTAGAaagg TTTCGTAAAGTACCGCAGGTTGGCGCAGAAAGCTTCTTTAACGAATGTGAAAAGCAGCTAAttagatatattgatgaaaagTTTAATTCTTACAAAGAATGGAGCGTAAATAAACAG caaaatttacaacaacaattgtctcattTAATAATGAATTATGAAGGCCTAATGAAGGATgcttgcaaaaatatattaacaaatgaTGTTTTTTTATCTAAACACAAAGAGTGTAAAATGAAAGTTCTTGAAGAG TTTGAAGGTTTACCAACTAAGGATGATTCCGAAAATTATATGGACGAAAGGCGTCAACAGCTTGTTGGAGAAATTGAAGAACTTCGCGAATATTATAGGTCACAAAATGAAAGGGGTATg CTTCTGTTCGTGCAAAATTGCATATCGATGAAGATAAAAGCGAAAAGGGTACTATTGGAATCCCTTGAGCAACTCGGCATATTTGCTTCAGTTGATGACGTTGTCAGTAATTACAATATAGCTTTCGCTAAAGCGTGCGACTTG CATAAAAGTTTAAAAGACACACCTATATTTAACcaagaaatatatgaaaaatatcggTTGGAATTGATAGTCGAAGCTGAAGGCGTACTCAAACAGTACATACAAAGTGGAAcgcttatgaaaataataaaaagaacagCCGCGGGTTTATTACTAACGGTGGCTACTGTGGGTTTCgttattgttttcaaaattccTCCACCATTTTAG
- the LOC106619886 gene encoding atlastin isoform X1: protein MRLSLPLIPFFKMQGKPMQIISICGEEDSSSFRCILQLNEDELNKMLLDEKIKDRVVSVISVAGAFRKGKSFLLDFFLRYMYAKYVYNNLNDNDWFGDENEPLQGFSWRGGSQRDTIGILIWSDIFLYDFPNGEKVAIILMDTQGTFDCDSTMKDCANIFALSTMISSVQIFNIQSNIQKDDLQHLQLFTEYARIAMENTGKKPFQKLQFLIRDWIHICEAPFGALGGKQILEQTIFSKDKRSEENEQLCKNVTTSFNEIDCYLMPHPGDAIENPNFRGCLKDLRSEFRKHLRDLIPLILAPENLIIKEINGQKLKVAHLLNYIRSYFESFNSKEFPEPTTIFKATAEANNQIHASKAEELYMEKMNELTSPEKPYIAEEELNKRHEEFEMEALATYTNTPLLGKADFLKKYCKKIKNYISSSFQQFVKINKAKLALAELNYLNNMNKCIIDFEKLMDNMLIGNEYIPPNEFNSKMEAVKLKILEQFDSIRLSSTEDIHRHIRDELKEAVEKHCIKYKQHNDIKLDLIKSAITMESSEAKKLYKELMNNTEESIEATHPDAKDRALERFRKVPQVGAESFFNECEKQLIRYIDEKFNSYKEWSVNKQQNLQQQLSHLIMNYEGLMKDACKNILTNDVFLSKHKECKMKVLEEFEGLPTKDDSENYMDERRQQLVGEIEELREYYRSQNERGMLLFVQNCISMKIKAKRVLLESLEQLGIFASVDDVVSNYNIAFAKACDLHKSLKDTPIFNQEIYEKYRLELIVEAEGVLKQYIQSGTLMKIIKRTAAGLLLTVATVGFVIVFKIPPPF, encoded by the exons ATGAGACTTTCGCTACCCCTTATaccat ttttcaaaATGCAAGGAAAACCAATGCAAATTATAAGCATTTGTGGAGAAGAAGATTCGTCCAGTTTTCGTTGCATTCTGCAATTAAATGAAGATGAATTAAATAAGATGTTATTGGACGAAAAAATCAAAGATCGCGTAGTGTCTGTGATTTCAGTAGCCGGAGCTTTTCGCAAAGGGAAAAGCTTTCTTTTGGATTTCTTTCTACGTTACATGTATGCCAAA TACGTTTATAATAACTTGAATGATAACGATTGGTTTGGCGATGAGAATGAACCACTACAAGGATTTTCATGGCGAGGCGGTTCGCAACGCGATACCATTGGAATTTTAATATGGTCTGACATCTTCCTATATGACTTTCCAAATGgagaaaaagttgcaataattttaatggACACGCAGGGCACTTTCGATTGTGACAGTACCATGAAGGATTGTGCCAATATTTTTGCACTAAGCACAATGATATCctcagttcaaattttcaatattcaatCTAATATACAAAAGGACGATCTACAGCATTTGCAGTTATTCACCGAGTATGCTCGTATTGCTATGGAGAATACGGGAAAGAAACCATTTCAaaagttacaatttttaatacgcGACTGGATCCATATCTGTGAAGCTCCGTTCGGTGCACTCGGTGGTAAACAAATACTGGAAcaaacaatattttcgaaagacAAGAGATCGGAGGAGAATGAACAACTATGTAAGAATGTGACAACTAGTTTCAACGAAATTGATTGTTATTTAATGCCACATCCTGGTGATGCTATCGAAAACCCCAATTTTCGCGGTTGTTTAAAAGATCTTCGAAGCGAGTTCAGGAAACATTTACGCGACTTGATTCCCTTAATTTTGGCACCggaaaatttaattatcaaaGAAATAAACGGGCAGAAGTTAAAAGTCGCTCATCTCCTAAACTACATTCGGTCATATTTTGAATCATTCAACAGCAAGGAGTTCCCAGAGCCTACAACAATTTttaag GCTACTGCCGAGGCAAATAATCAAATCCATGCCTCAAAAGCCGAAGAATTATATATGGAAAAAATGAACGAACTAACCAGTCCCGAAAAACCATATATTGCGGAAGAAGAACTAAACAAAAGGCATGAGGAATTTGAAATGGAAGCGCTTGCAACTTATACGAATACGCCATTATTGGGCAAAGCagattttttgaagaaatattgcaaaaaaataaaaaactatatttcgTCCAGTTTTCAACAATTCGTCAAGATCAACAAAGCTAAACTG GCTCTTGCCGAACTcaattatttaaacaatatgAATAAATGCATTATAGATTTTGAGAAGCTTATGGATAATATGCTTATAGGAAATGAATATATTCCTCCAAATGAGTTCAATAGCAAAATGGAagctgtaaaattgaaaattctagAACAG TTTGATTCGATTCGATTGAGCAGTACAGAGGATATACATAGACACATTCGTGATGAACTTAAAGAGGCTGTCGAAAAACATTGCATTAAATACAAACAACACAATGATATTAAATTG GATTTGATCAAATCCGCTATTACTATGGAGAGTTCGGAAGCGAAGAAGTTATACAAAGAACTCATGAACAATACGGAAGAATCCATAGAAGCGACACATCCAGACGCAAAGGATCGGGCTTTAGAaagg TTTCGTAAAGTACCGCAGGTTGGCGCAGAAAGCTTCTTTAACGAATGTGAAAAGCAGCTAAttagatatattgatgaaaagTTTAATTCTTACAAAGAATGGAGCGTAAATAAACAG caaaatttacaacaacaattgtctcattTAATAATGAATTATGAAGGCCTAATGAAGGATgcttgcaaaaatatattaacaaatgaTGTTTTTTTATCTAAACACAAAGAGTGTAAAATGAAAGTTCTTGAAGAG TTTGAAGGTTTACCAACTAAGGATGATTCCGAAAATTATATGGACGAAAGGCGTCAACAGCTTGTTGGAGAAATTGAAGAACTTCGCGAATATTATAGGTCACAAAATGAAAGGGGTATg CTTCTGTTCGTGCAAAATTGCATATCGATGAAGATAAAAGCGAAAAGGGTACTATTGGAATCCCTTGAGCAACTCGGCATATTTGCTTCAGTTGATGACGTTGTCAGTAATTACAATATAGCTTTCGCTAAAGCGTGCGACTTG CATAAAAGTTTAAAAGACACACCTATATTTAACcaagaaatatatgaaaaatatcggTTGGAATTGATAGTCGAAGCTGAAGGCGTACTCAAACAGTACATACAAAGTGGAAcgcttatgaaaataataaaaagaacagCCGCGGGTTTATTACTAACGGTGGCTACTGTGGGTTTCgttattgttttcaaaattccTCCACCATTTTAG
- the LOC106619886 gene encoding atlastin isoform X2 gives MQGKPMQIISICGEEDSSSFRCILQLNEDELNKMLLDEKIKDRVVSVISVAGAFRKGKSFLLDFFLRYMYAKYVYNNLNDNDWFGDENEPLQGFSWRGGSQRDTIGILIWSDIFLYDFPNGEKVAIILMDTQGTFDCDSTMKDCANIFALSTMISSVQIFNIQSNIQKDDLQHLQLFTEYARIAMENTGKKPFQKLQFLIRDWIHICEAPFGALGGKQILEQTIFSKDKRSEENEQLCKNVTTSFNEIDCYLMPHPGDAIENPNFRGCLKDLRSEFRKHLRDLIPLILAPENLIIKEINGQKLKVAHLLNYIRSYFESFNSKEFPEPTTIFKATAEANNQIHASKAEELYMEKMNELTSPEKPYIAEEELNKRHEEFEMEALATYTNTPLLGKADFLKKYCKKIKNYISSSFQQFVKINKAKLALAELNYLNNMNKCIIDFEKLMDNMLIGNEYIPPNEFNSKMEAVKLKILEQFDSIRLSSTEDIHRHIRDELKEAVEKHCIKYKQHNDIKLDLIKSAITMESSEAKKLYKELMNNTEESIEATHPDAKDRALERFRKVPQVGAESFFNECEKQLIRYIDEKFNSYKEWSVNKQQNLQQQLSHLIMNYEGLMKDACKNILTNDVFLSKHKECKMKVLEEFEGLPTKDDSENYMDERRQQLVGEIEELREYYRSQNERGMLLFVQNCISMKIKAKRVLLESLEQLGIFASVDDVVSNYNIAFAKACDLHKSLKDTPIFNQEIYEKYRLELIVEAEGVLKQYIQSGTLMKIIKRTAAGLLLTVATVGFVIVFKIPPPF, from the exons ATGCAAGGAAAACCAATGCAAATTATAAGCATTTGTGGAGAAGAAGATTCGTCCAGTTTTCGTTGCATTCTGCAATTAAATGAAGATGAATTAAATAAGATGTTATTGGACGAAAAAATCAAAGATCGCGTAGTGTCTGTGATTTCAGTAGCCGGAGCTTTTCGCAAAGGGAAAAGCTTTCTTTTGGATTTCTTTCTACGTTACATGTATGCCAAA TACGTTTATAATAACTTGAATGATAACGATTGGTTTGGCGATGAGAATGAACCACTACAAGGATTTTCATGGCGAGGCGGTTCGCAACGCGATACCATTGGAATTTTAATATGGTCTGACATCTTCCTATATGACTTTCCAAATGgagaaaaagttgcaataattttaatggACACGCAGGGCACTTTCGATTGTGACAGTACCATGAAGGATTGTGCCAATATTTTTGCACTAAGCACAATGATATCctcagttcaaattttcaatattcaatCTAATATACAAAAGGACGATCTACAGCATTTGCAGTTATTCACCGAGTATGCTCGTATTGCTATGGAGAATACGGGAAAGAAACCATTTCAaaagttacaatttttaatacgcGACTGGATCCATATCTGTGAAGCTCCGTTCGGTGCACTCGGTGGTAAACAAATACTGGAAcaaacaatattttcgaaagacAAGAGATCGGAGGAGAATGAACAACTATGTAAGAATGTGACAACTAGTTTCAACGAAATTGATTGTTATTTAATGCCACATCCTGGTGATGCTATCGAAAACCCCAATTTTCGCGGTTGTTTAAAAGATCTTCGAAGCGAGTTCAGGAAACATTTACGCGACTTGATTCCCTTAATTTTGGCACCggaaaatttaattatcaaaGAAATAAACGGGCAGAAGTTAAAAGTCGCTCATCTCCTAAACTACATTCGGTCATATTTTGAATCATTCAACAGCAAGGAGTTCCCAGAGCCTACAACAATTTttaag GCTACTGCCGAGGCAAATAATCAAATCCATGCCTCAAAAGCCGAAGAATTATATATGGAAAAAATGAACGAACTAACCAGTCCCGAAAAACCATATATTGCGGAAGAAGAACTAAACAAAAGGCATGAGGAATTTGAAATGGAAGCGCTTGCAACTTATACGAATACGCCATTATTGGGCAAAGCagattttttgaagaaatattgcaaaaaaataaaaaactatatttcgTCCAGTTTTCAACAATTCGTCAAGATCAACAAAGCTAAACTG GCTCTTGCCGAACTcaattatttaaacaatatgAATAAATGCATTATAGATTTTGAGAAGCTTATGGATAATATGCTTATAGGAAATGAATATATTCCTCCAAATGAGTTCAATAGCAAAATGGAagctgtaaaattgaaaattctagAACAG TTTGATTCGATTCGATTGAGCAGTACAGAGGATATACATAGACACATTCGTGATGAACTTAAAGAGGCTGTCGAAAAACATTGCATTAAATACAAACAACACAATGATATTAAATTG GATTTGATCAAATCCGCTATTACTATGGAGAGTTCGGAAGCGAAGAAGTTATACAAAGAACTCATGAACAATACGGAAGAATCCATAGAAGCGACACATCCAGACGCAAAGGATCGGGCTTTAGAaagg TTTCGTAAAGTACCGCAGGTTGGCGCAGAAAGCTTCTTTAACGAATGTGAAAAGCAGCTAAttagatatattgatgaaaagTTTAATTCTTACAAAGAATGGAGCGTAAATAAACAG caaaatttacaacaacaattgtctcattTAATAATGAATTATGAAGGCCTAATGAAGGATgcttgcaaaaatatattaacaaatgaTGTTTTTTTATCTAAACACAAAGAGTGTAAAATGAAAGTTCTTGAAGAG TTTGAAGGTTTACCAACTAAGGATGATTCCGAAAATTATATGGACGAAAGGCGTCAACAGCTTGTTGGAGAAATTGAAGAACTTCGCGAATATTATAGGTCACAAAATGAAAGGGGTATg CTTCTGTTCGTGCAAAATTGCATATCGATGAAGATAAAAGCGAAAAGGGTACTATTGGAATCCCTTGAGCAACTCGGCATATTTGCTTCAGTTGATGACGTTGTCAGTAATTACAATATAGCTTTCGCTAAAGCGTGCGACTTG CATAAAAGTTTAAAAGACACACCTATATTTAACcaagaaatatatgaaaaatatcggTTGGAATTGATAGTCGAAGCTGAAGGCGTACTCAAACAGTACATACAAAGTGGAAcgcttatgaaaataataaaaagaacagCCGCGGGTTTATTACTAACGGTGGCTACTGTGGGTTTCgttattgttttcaaaattccTCCACCATTTTAG